One Suricata suricatta isolate VVHF042 chromosome X, meerkat_22Aug2017_6uvM2_HiC, whole genome shotgun sequence genomic region harbors:
- the TSPYL2 gene encoding testis-specific Y-encoded-like protein 2 — protein MDRSDEGPPAKARRLSSSEQGQQDQLPPPPPPPPPPLLRLPLPPPEQRPRLQEETEAAQVLADMRGVGLGPALPPQPPYVILEEGGIRAYFTLGAGGPGWEPEMESGYGEAPPPTESLVTFSPSEASGGSVEIDFQVVEPGSFAGERALETCSAGQWGYQRLTGPGGKEEAIILVEDDDEDEKESVRKRRRRRKRKQRKVKKESKKNAEKIECILQALENIQLDLEAVNIKAGKAFLRLKRKFIQMRRPFLERRDLIIQHIPGFWVKAFLNHPKISILINRRDEDIFRYLTNLQVQDLRHISMGYKMKLYFQTNPYFTNMVIVKEFQRSRSGRLVSHSTPIRWHRGQEPQAHRHRNQDTSHSFFNWFSNHSFPEADRIAEIIKNDLWVNPLRYYMMGEGGYRANRKKQEKEESKNRDKYEVVIMEDSDDYHIMEDIISETSDSDGITDSETIHDIKISDFMETTDCFETTDNEITDINESLCDSESPDHNDSPDNETTDNNESPDDHETTDNNESSDDNETTDNNESADDNNENPDDENPDDNSENPEDNTDDNEENPDDNEENTDDNDENPNGDENPKGGNRGSSGDNQDSSDSDNEGDNEGSDDEDNDGNEGDNEGSDDDGNEGDNEGSDDDDRDIEDYKNDNDDPNKDQDNSNNQDYYEDEVVNISEEESSVEEEEEGSEEDSEQEGEESDCSEGEEEEEEEGIKDDSEGGEDSEDSDMEEVLQVQNVWANPGKRG, from the exons ggctgggccccGCTCTGCCACCGCAGCCGCCCTATGTCATTCTGGAGGAGGGGGGGATCCGCGCGTACTTCACCCTGGGTGCTGGGGGTCCCGGCTGGGAGCCTGAGATGGAGTCAGGGTATGGGGAGGCGCCCCCTCCCACGGAGAGCCTAGTAACATTCTCTCCTTCGGAGGCTTCTGGGGGAAGTGTGGAGATTGACTTTCAGGTTGTGGAGCCAGGCAGTTTTGCTGGAGAGAGGGCCCTAGAAACCTGTAGCGCAGGGCAGTGGGGGTACCAAAGGTTAACCGGTCCAGGGGGGAAGGAAGAGGCTATCATCCTAGTGGAAGATGACGATGAGGATGAAAAGGAAAgtgtgaggaagaggaggaggaggaggaagaggaagcagaggaaggtgaagaaggaaagcaagaagaaTGCCGAGAAGATAGAGTGCATCCTGCAGGCACTGGAAAACATTCAACTGGACCTGGAGGCAGTGAACATCAAGGCCGGCAAGGCCTTCCTCCGTCTGAAGCGCAAGTTCATCCAGATGCGAAGACCCTTCCTGGAGCGCAGGGACCTCATCATCCAGCATATCCCAGGCTTCTGGGTCAAAGCA TTCCTCAACCACCCCAAAATTTCAATCTTGATCAACCGACGTGATGAAGACATTTTCCGCTACTTGACCAATCTGCAG GTACAGGATCTCAGACATATCTCCATGGGCTACAAGATGAAGCTGTACTTTCAGACAAACCCCTACTTTACAAACATGGTGATTGTCAAGGAGTTCCAGCGCAGCCGCTCTG GCCGGCTGGTGTCTCACTCAACTCCAATCCGCTGGCACCGGGGCCAGGAACCCCAAGCCCACAGGCACAGGAACCAGGACACCAGCCACAGCTTCTTTAACTGGTTCTCAAACCACAGCTTCCCAGAGGCTGACAGGATTGCGGAG ATTATCAAAAATGACCTGTGGGTTAACCCTCTGCGCTACTACATGATGGGAGAAGGAGGCTACAGGGCaaacagaaagaagcaagaaaaagaagaaag TAAAAACAGGGACAAGTATGAAGTGGTGATCATGGAAGACTCTGATGACTATCACATAATGGAAGACATTATCAGTGAGACTTCAGACAGTGATGGCATCACCGACAGTGAGACCATTCATGACATCAAGATCTCTGACTTCATGGAGACCACCGACTGCTTTGAAACCACTGACAACGAGATAACTGACATTAATGAGAGTCTCTGTGACAGTGAAAGCCCTGACCACAATGACAGCCCTGACAATGAGACCACCGACAACAATGAGAGTCCCGATGACCACGAGACCACCGACAACAATGAGAGCTCTGATGACAACGAGACCACTGACAACAACGAGAGTGCCGATGACAACAATGAGAACCCTGACGATGAGAACCCTGATGACAACAGTGAGAACCCTGAAGACAACACTGATGACAACGAAGAGAACCCTGATGACAATGAAGAAAATACCGATGATAATGATGAGAATCCCAATGGTGATGAGAACCCCAAAGGTGGCAACCGTGGCAGCAGTGGTGACAACCAGGACAGCAGTGACAGTGACAATGAAGGGGACAACGAGGGCAGTGATGATGAAGATAATGATGGTAATGAAGGTGACAATGAAGGCAGCGATGATGATGGCAATGAAGGTGACAATGAAGGCAGCGATGATGACGATAGAGACATCGAAGATTACAAGAATGACAATGATGATCCTAACAAGGATCAGGATAACAGCAACAACCAGGATTACTATGAGGATGAAGTGGTGAACATCTCTGAAGAAGAATCCtcagtggaggaggaagaggagggcagtGAGGAAG ACAGTGAGCAAGAAGGTGAGGAGAGTGACTGCAGTgagggtgaggaggaagaggaggaggaagggatcaAAGATGACTCCGAAGGAGGGGAAGACTCTGAAGACTCTGACATGGAGGAGGTGCTTCAGGTCCAAAATGTTTGGGCCAACCCGGGGAAGAGGGGCTAA